The Bos indicus x Bos taurus breed Angus x Brahman F1 hybrid chromosome 11, Bos_hybrid_MaternalHap_v2.0, whole genome shotgun sequence genome includes a region encoding these proteins:
- the KCNF1 gene encoding potassium voltage-gated channel subfamily F member 1 — protein MDGTGERSLPEPGSQDSRADDDIEIVVNVGGVRQVLYGDLLSRYPETRLAELIHCLAGGYDTIFSLCDDYDPGKREFYFDRDPDAFKCVIEVYYFGEVHMKKGICPICFKNEMDFWKVDLKFLDDCCKSHLSEKREELEEIARRVQLILDDLGVDTAEGRWQRCQKCVWKFLEKPESSCPARVVAVLSFLLILVSSVVMCMGTIPELQVLDAEGNRVEHPTLENVETACIGWFTLEYLLRLFSSPNKLHFALSFMNIVDVLAILPFYVSLTLTHLGARMMELTNVQQAVQALRIMRIARIFKLARHSSGLQTLTYALKRSFKELGLLLMYLAVGIFVFSALGYTMEQSHPETLFKSIPQSFWWAIITMTTVGYGDIYPKTTLGKLNAAISFLCGVIAIALPIHPIINNFVRYYNKQRVLETAARHELELMELNSGTAGEGKAGGSRGDLDHLPPPEPAGKEDPSWSSRLKLSHSDTFIPLLTEEKHHRTRLQSCK, from the coding sequence ATGGACGGGACCGGGGAGCGCAGCCTCCCGGAGCCGGGTAGCCAGGACTCCCGGGCGGACGACGACATCGAGATCGTGGTCAACGTGGGGGGCGTGCGGCAGGTGCTGTACGGAGACCTCCTGAGCCGGTACCCCGAGACCCGGCTGGCCGAGCTCATCCACTGCTTGGCCGGAGGCTACGACACCATCTTCTCCCTGTGCGACGACTACGACCCCGGGAAGCGCGAATTCTACTTCGACAGGGACCCGGATGCCTTCAAGTGTGTCATTGAGGTCTACTACTTCGGGGAGGTGCACATGAAGAAGGGCATCTGTCCCATCTGCTTCAAGAACGAGATGGACTTCTGGAAGGTGGACCTCAAGTTCCTAGACGACTGCTGCAAGAGCCACCTGAGTGAGAAGCGTGAGGAGCTGGAGGAGATCGCGCGCCGCGTGCAGCTCATCCTGGACGACCTGGGCGTGGACACGGCCGAGGGCCGCTGGCAACGCTGCCAGAAGTGCGTCTGGAAGTTCCTGGAGAAGCCTGAGTCCTCGTGTCCGGCGCGCGTGGTGGCCGTGCTGTCCTTCCTGCTCATCCTCGTCTCGTCGGTGGTCATGTGCATGGGCACCATACCAGAGCTGCAGGTCCTGGACGCCGAGGGCAACCGCGTGGAGCACCCGACGCTGGAGAACGTGGAGACGGCGTGCATCGGCTGGTTCACGCTGGAGTACCTGCTGCGCCTCTTCTCTTCGCCCAACAAGCTGCACTTCGCCCTGTCCTTCATGAACATCGTGGACGTGCTGGCCATCCTCCCGTTCTACGTGAGCCTCACGCTCACACACCTGGGCGCCCGCATGATGGAGCTGACCAACGTGCAGCAGGCGGTGCAGGCCCTACGGATCATGCGCATCGCCCGCATCTTCAAGCTAGCACGCCACTCCTCCGGGCTGCAGACCCTCACCTACGCCCTCAAGCGCAGCTTCAAGGAACTAGGGCTGCTGCTCATGTACCTGGCCGTGGGCATCTTCGTCTTCTCTGCCCTGGGCTACACCATGGAGCAGAGCCACCCAGAGACCCTGTTTAAGAGCATCCCCCAGTCCTTCTGGTGGGCCATCATCACCATGACCACGGTGGGCTATGGTGACATCTACCCCAAGACCACCCTAGGCAAGCTCAATGCGGCCATCAGCTTCCTATGTGGGGTCATTGCCATTGCCCTGCCCATTCATCCCATCATCAACAACTTTGTCAGATACTACAACAAGCAGCGAGTCCTGGAGACAGCGGCCAGGCATGAGCTGGAGCTGATGGAACTCAACTCCGGTACTGCTGGTGAGGGCAAGGCAGGGGGCTCCCGCGGTGACCTGGACCACCTCCCGCCGCCGGAGCCCGCTGGGAAGGAGGACCCCAGCTGGAGCAGCCGGCTGAAGCTGTCCCACAGCGACACCTTCATCCCCCTGCTGACCGAGGAAAAGCACCATAGGACCCGGCTCCAGAGCTGCAAGTGA